Proteins from a genomic interval of Arachis hypogaea cultivar Tifrunner chromosome 10, arahy.Tifrunner.gnm2.J5K5, whole genome shotgun sequence:
- the LOC112714426 gene encoding precursor of CEP14-like, which yields MPRFATLLVLFLVTFSVSMCCCSEARKLQLRGNRGNRGIKVVDPSPKSTLFFSSLPKGTVPASTPSKKGHAMEVDEKLIARNLISVERVLLTSVPSPGAGH from the coding sequence ATGCCTCGCTTTGCAACCTTGCTTGTTCTGTTCTTAGTTACCTTCTCTGTTTCCATGTGTTGTTGTTCAGAAGCTAGAAAACTTCAACTCAGGGGAAACAGGGGAAACAGGGGAATCAAGGTTGTTGACCCTTCTCCAAAGAGCACCTTGTTCTTCAGCTCCCTTCCAAAGGGCACCGTGCCGGCTTCCACACCGAGCAAGAAGGGACATGCCATGGAGGTTGATGAGAAGCTCATTGCACGAAACCTCATTAGTGTTGAACGAGTTCTTCTCACATCTGTCCCTAGCCCTGGTGCTGGCCATTGA